The sequence ACCACAGCGCAAGCCGGGCCGAGATGGGGAGGGTGCGGAGGCGGGCCATGCCGGAAGAACGCGACGCGGCGCTCACGTCGCGCCACTGGCGGTCTTACCAGGCACCATCCGGTAGCCGACGCCCCGGATCGTCTCGACGCGCGGGGCGTCGGCCGCGCCGGACGCCTTGACCGCGTCGTCGAGCCGCTGGCGGAGCCCGCTCACGGTCACGTCGAGGGCGTTGTCGGTGACGTAGAGCGCGTCGCCCCAGACCCGCTCGGCGAGCACCGTCCGCGAGAGGGCCGCGTCGGCGCTCCGCATGAACACCTCCAGCATCGCGTACTCCTTCGGGCGGAGGTTCAGGACGGCCTCGCCGGCTGTTCCGATCATCGTCGCCCGTCGGCGCTCGCCGTCGAGCGCGAGGGGGCCGACGCGGACGACCCGCTCCACGTCCGAGAGCGGGGGGCGGCGCAGGAGCGCCCGGAGCCGGGCCACGAGCTCCTCGAACGCGAATGGCTTCGGTAGGTAGTCGTCGGCGCCGGCGTCGAGCCCCGCGACCCGGTGCTCGACGTCCGAGAGCGCCGTCAGCATCAGGACGGGCTGGTCTTTCCCCGCGGCGCGGACGCGCTCGACGAGGGTCTTCCCGTCGCCCCTCGGCAACCGCCAGTCGACGACGAAGGCGTCGTAGCCGTTCGCGAGCGCGAGCCGCTCGCCCTCCTCGGCGTCGCCCGCCACGTCGACGCGGTACCCCTCCTCCTCCAACCCGCGGCGGACGGAGTCGGCGAGTCGGGCCTCGTCTTCGATGAGCAGGACCCACATCGGGGCGTCGGGGGAGGGGAACGGGTCGGACATGCAATACCCACGTGGAGCGGACGGGACCGGCACCTTAACGCCTTTTCAGGTGCCGGACAGCCCCATCACAGGCCGCCTCTCGTTCCATCCGCTCGCACGCCCCCACGCCCGTGACCGCCCTCGTCGTCCTCTGGTTCGCCGCCCTCGCCGCCGCCACCGTCGCCGTCGGGCGCTCGTTGGCCCCGCCGCGCGTCCGCCACCTCGGCCGGTCGCTCCGCCTCGGTCGCCTCATCTAGCCGCTCGCAACCAGCCCGTGCTCCCCGACTGGACCCCCAACGTCCATCCGCTCGTCGTCCACTTCCCCGTCGCGCTCCTCGTCGTGGCCGCGCTCGTGGACGCCGTCGCGCTCGCCGTTCGCAGGACGTACCCGTGGGTCCGCGCCTCGGCCGTCGGACTCTACGCGCTCGGTGCCGCTGGCGTGGTCGCCGCCTTCTTCACCGGCCGCGACGCCTCGGAGTCGGTCGACCTCCCGGTCGCCTCGCTCACGACCCTGGGTGCCCACGCCGACTCGGCGCTGTGGCTCTTGTGGTTCTCATCGCTCTACGCCGCCGCCCGCGTCGCCGCGCTCTGGCTCGACGGGCGGGGCCGGGAGCCGGGGCGCCTCGCCGTCCACGGGCCGCTGGCGGCGCTCGGGCTCGTGGGGCTGTTCCTCGTGGCCCGGACCGCCGAGCGGGGCGGCGAGCTCGTCTACCGCCACGGCGTCGCCGTCGCCGCGGCCTCCGCGGTCCCGGCGCCGGAGGCCCCGCCTGACACGGCCCTCGCCGCCCGCCTCGACGTGCTCTCTGGTGCCCCCGCCGAGGGCTCCGCCTTCGTGGTCGCGCCCGGCCGGCCCACGCTCGCCGTCCTCCCCGACACGCTCGGCGACCTCGAGGTACGCGCAACGCTCGACCTCTCGGGCTTCACGGGCACCGCGTCGCTCGTCCACCACGTTCGGGGTCCGGCCGACTACGACTTCCTCGCGCTCGACACGTCGGCCTCCGGCGACGCCACGCTCCGTCAGGGCCGCGTCGAGGGCGAACGGGAGACGACGATGGACCGGGGGACGGCCCCGCTCGACGGGCTGGCCGAGCTCAAGGCCTACGCCGTGGGGACCCACTTTCGCGGCTACCTCGACGGCGAGCAGCTCACGCACCCCCACGGCCCTGCCGCGCCGCCCGGCCGCGTCGGGCTCCGCCTCGAGGGCGAGGGGACCGTCCGCGTCCTCGCGCTCGCGGCTACGCCCGTCGAGTAGGAGGAGAGGGGCTGAGCGCGGCTCCGGGTCGCGTCCGGTTCACGGGCTCTTCGGGCTCTACCTGAGCGCCTTTTAAGGCCCAGGGACGCACATCCGTGCGCCCCGCGCGTACACCCCGAGCACCCGCCACCCCTCCGATGGACCGCCGCCACTTTATCCGCAACGCCTCCGCCTTCGGCGCGCTCGCGGGCCTGAGCGCTCTCACGCCCGCCTGGGCACGCACCGGGCTCGCGCACGGTCCGCTCCGCCAGCCCGGCCTCGTGCCGACCGTCAAGCGGGACGGCCTGGTCGAGTATGACATCACGATCGACCGGACGCGGCTCGCGTTCGGGGGCCGGACCGGCACGGCCGTCACCATGAACGGGACGGTCCCCGGCCCGCTCCTCCGGTTCACCGAGGGCGACGAGGCCGTCATCCGCGTCCACAACCGGCTCGACGAGATGACGTCGGTCCACTGGCACGGGCTCATCTTGCCCAACGACCAGGACGGCGTGCCCCACGTCAACTTCCCCGGGATCGCGGCGCGGTCGACGTTCGAGTACCGCTACCCGATCCGCCAGTTCGGGACCTACTGGTGCCACTCGCACTCGGCGTTCCAGGAGCAGCTCGGCCACTACGCCGCGCTCGTCATCGACCCGGCCGGGCCGGAGCCCTACGCCTTCGACCGTGAGTACGTCGTCGTCCTCTCGGACTGGACGTTCGAGGACCCCCACGACGTGCTCGCCCACCTCAAGAAGCGGGCGAACTACTACAACTACCAGCGCCAGACCGTCGCCGGGCTCCTCTTGGGCGAGGGCATGAGCCTCGGCCAGCGACTCGACTGGGACCGGATGCGGATGGACCCGACCGACATCGCCGACATCACGGGCGCCACCTACACGTTCCTCATGAACGGGCAGGCCCCCGACCCCGGGTGGTCCGGCCTGTTCCGGCCCGGCGAGCGCGTCCGGCTCCGGTTCGTGAACGCGAGCGCGCTCACGTTCTACGACGTCCGGCTCCCCGGCCTCCCGATGACCGTCGTCCAGGTCAACGGCCAGCACGTCCAGCCGGTCGAGACCGACGAGTTCCGGATCGGGATCGCCGAGACCTACGACGTCGTCGTCGAGCCGGGCGACCGGGCCTACACCGTCTTCGCCGAGCCCATGGACCGCTCGGGCTACGCGAGGGGGACGCTCGCCCCGCGCGCGGGCATGACGGCGCCCGTCCCGGAGCGCCGCGAGCGCCCGTCGCTCACCATGATGGACATGGGGATGGACCACGGCGAGATGGGCCACGAGGGCATGGACATGTCGGGCGCGGCCCCCGGTGCCGCGGCGGGCGGCATGGCCGGAATGGACCACGGCATAGATCACGCCCAGACGGAGGGCATGGACCACTCCGGCATGACGATGGCCGCGGCAGGAGGGGAGATGGCGATGCCTGGCCAGGACCGGTCCGGCCTCCGCCCGCCTGGCACGCTCCCCGAGGTCACGATGCACGGCCCCGACGACCACGGGATCGCCAACGCGATGGCCCCCATGCAGACCCGCTCCCGGCTCCACGAGCCCGGCGTCGGGCTGGGGAATGACGGCCGCCGCGTCCTCGTCTACACCGACCTCCGGTCGCTCCACCCCGAGCCCCGCCGGGCGCCCGACCGCGAGGTCGAGCTCCACCTCACCGGCAACATGGAGCGGTACATGTGGGGGATCGACGGGAAGACCTATACCGAGGACCCGCTCATCCCCCTCGTCTACGGCGAGCGGCTCCGGCTCACCATGGTCAACGACACCATGATGAACCACCCGATGCACCTCCACGGCATGTGGATGGAGCTCGAGAACGGCCAGGGCGACCACATCCCCCGCGTCCACACCGTCGTCGTCAAGCCGGCCGAGCGGCTCTCGCTCCTGGTCGAGGTCGACGCGCTCGGCCCGTGGGCCTTCCACTGCCACGTCCTCTACCACATGGACCTCGGCATGTTCAGGGTGGCTATGGTCCAGCGGCCCGACGACTGGGACGCCGAGCGGCTGGCCGAGATGTACCCGCAGGGCCTCCCGCCCGGCTTCGGGCGTCCCGACCTCGCCCGAGGCTAGCCAACCCCGGGCGGCCCTCTCCCGCCGCCCGGCCCGCCCCGCCGCCCCCGTTCCGCACCTCGGGGCGGCGGGGCTCCTTCCTGACTCCGACGACCCATGCTCCGCTCCCTCGCTCTCGCCCTGCTGGCGCTTGCCGCCAGCGCGCCCGTAACCGCCCAGGACGATCCGCCCCCGTTCCCCGAGTACCCCGACTTCCGGCCCGGCGCGGTCGCCGCGGCCGACCGGGACCTCTACTCGCTCGCGCTCTTGGACATCTTCGAGGTGGCCCCGGCCGCGTCCGGCGTCCCCGCTCGGCTGGAGGGGTTCTACCGGATCGGGACCGACTACAACCGGCTCTTCGTCCGGGCTGAGGGCGAGGGGCTGATCTCGGAGGCCGAAGGCGAGGCCGAGGTCCAAGCCCTTTACAGCCGCCTCGTCACCGAGTACTTCGAGGCTCAGGCGGGCGTCCGCCTCGACACCGAGTTCGGCGAGGGCGGCCTGCGCGCCCGGCCCCAGCTCGCCGTCGGGCTCGAAGGGCTCGCGCCCTACTTCTTCGAGGTCGAGCCCTTCCTGTTCCTGTCCTACAAGGGCGACCTCTCGGCCCGGTTCGAGGGGTCCTACGACCTCCTCATCACGCAGCGCCTCGTGCTCCAGCCCGAGGCCGAAGTGACCGTCGCGCTCCAGGAGGTCGAGGACTGGGGCGTCGGGACGGGCCTCAACGCTGTCGAGGCGGGCCTCCGGCTCCGCTACGAGGTCGAGCGCGAGGTGGCCCCCTACGTTGGGTTCAGCGTCCTCCAGCGGTTCGGCGGCGCGGCCGACTTCGCCCGCGCGGAGGGCGAGCCGACGTCGGAGGGCCTCTTCGTCGTCGGCGTCCGCCTCTGGCGCTGACCCCTACCTGCACCCTCTCCCAAGACCCCGACTCCGATGACCCGCTCTCTCTTCCTCGTCGCCGCGCTCGTCGCCGCCCCCGCCGCAGTCGCCCAGCAGCACGGCGAGCACTCCCAGGTGGACCACGGCCAGATGGACCACTCCCAGATGCAGGGCATGGACCACGCCGGCATGGACCACGACGCCCTCATGGCCCTCCACATGCGCATGATGGCCGACCCCGAGATCCACGCCGCCATGCGCGCCGACGCCGAGATGCGGGCGCTCATGGCCGACGTGATGCCCGACATGGACCACGGCGCGATGGGCCACGAGGGGGTGGACCACGAGGGCATGAGCCACGGCCAGATGAACCCCGAGTCCATGATGACTCAGATGCGTGAGCGCATGGGCGCGATGACCGAGGCCGAAGACGCCGCGTTCATAGCCCGCTTCGAGTCCGTCCACCGCCGGCTCCTCGCCACACCGCCGGTCCACACGCGCGCGATGGCCGACCCCGAGCTCCGCCGGATGATGGAGGCCATGCCCGGAGGGATGCCCGGGATGGACGGCATGGACCACTCCGGCATGGACCGCGGCCAGATAAATCACTCCCAGATGCGGGGGATGGACCACGGCGCGATGGACCACTCCGGCGCCGACCACGCCGCGGGCGTCGCCCTCCAACGCCGCAACGCGGGCGCGACCCTCGGCGACGAGCGCCCGGCCACGCCCACCGTTGGGCAGGCCGAGTTCGACGCCTCCGAGACCGCCGACCGGTTCCACGCCGCCCTCGCCGCGGGCGACCGCCAGAGCGTCGAGTCCCTCCTCACGCCCGACGCCGTGGTCCTGGAGGGCGGGCGCGCCGAGGCCCGAAACGAGTACCTCGGGGGCCACTTCGCCCGCGACGTCGCCTTCCTCGCCGATGCCCAGCCGGAGCCGATCTTCCGCCGCACGACCGTTGCGGGCGACGCCGCGTGGGTCGCCTCGACGCAGCGGATCGGTGACGCCACGATGGCCGAGCTCCTGGTGATGGAGCGGACCGACGGGGGCTGGCGGGTCTCCGCCGTCCACTGGTCGTCGGCGCGGTAAGGCGTGGACCCCGTCCCCTTCACGGCTGGTATCGTCGTAGCCCTGGCGACCATCGCGGCGGGCCGGGTCTCCGGCTTCGACCGCGACCGCTCGTTCTACCCCACGGTCCTCGCCGTCATCGCGCTCCTCTACGTCCTGTTCGGCGTCGAGAGCGGAGCCCCGGCCGTCGTCTCAGCCGAGTCGGTCGTCGCGTTCGCCTTCGTGGCCGTCGCGGTGCTTGCGGTCCGACGCCGCTCGGCTCTCCTCCTCGCTGCTGGACTCGCTCTCCACGGTCTCTGGGACCTAGCGCACCCCGCACTTTTGCCCGCTAGCGACGCTGTTCCTGGTTGGTGGCCCGCCTTCTGCTTCGGCGTCGACCTCCCCCTCGCGGCCTGGGCCTACGCGCGCTGGCCGCCCCGCTCCCACGTCGAGGACCCCGCACCCTCGCGTGGCGTCGGACCCGCCGCCCCGTAAGGCGGCGTGGTCCGGCATCTCTTAGGCCGCTTTGGTCCTCGCACGACGCGCGACATTGCCAGCGTGGTCCGCCAGAGCGTCAAGTGCGCTCCGGCCCTCCGTTAGAAGGTCGTGCATCACCGCAGCACGGCCCAGCGCTTCGAGATCGAAGTGCTCGGCCGCCTTCGCGTACGTTGATCCCTTCCGGTGGGCCGAGCCCGAGGACCGCAGCCACTGGACGTCCTTCATCCAGTCCGTCGGCGAGCGGTCGAGCCCGTGCGCGCTGACGTCGAATCCTGTCACGTCGAGGTAGGCCACCAGCTTTGCGATTCCAGCCTCGCCCCCCTCGTACTCGTGACCCACCGCGATCGCGGCCTTGCGGACCCTCTTCTCGTTCAACGAGTCGACCGCCGCTTTCGCGAGCGCCTGTACCTGCCCGTCGAACTCGGCCGCGCCGTCGTTGAGCGGCACGCGCAGCCCGTCAAGGTTGTGCTGGTCGTCGGCCGCGAGGGGTAGGTACAGCGGCCATCCCAGCGCGGATTCCCACGCCCGGTTCGCCCGCTCGTGCGCCTGACGGAAGGCGAGCCCGGGCTCGGTGGGGTCGGCGAACTCGGCCATCACGTCCCGGCGAAACGCCGTCTCGCTGATCCCGCCGTCAGGCTCGACGTTGAACGCCCGCCAGTAAAGCTGCTCGTCGGCTGGGAGGCGGCCGAGGTCTCCGAGGTAGGCGACCACCTTCCCGTCGTGGTCGTTGTCGATGGGGAGCCCCCACAGTGCCCCGCAGTGGACCCGGCCGTCGTCCACCCGGTACCGTGTCGAATCGGCGTAGTACTTGGTGAGGACCTCACGGCGGAAGTGAACCAGATCGAGGAAGTGGGCCGGGTCGTCCGGGTCGGCCCGGCGCTCGACCGGACGGCCGTCGCCGTCGACCCCCACGACGAACGTCGTAGACTCGTCCTCGTCCTCGTACGGCCAGACCCCGCAGGCCTCGATGGGGAGCGGGGACACCAGCCTCTTGCCGACCAGCCGAGAGAAGGTGCCGGTCCTATGGGCCAGCCCCTCCGTCGCATCGCGGACGTTGAGCTCGTACGTCAGGTCGTCCCGCTCTATACGCACGTCATGTGCGCCGTCGGGCACATCGCCGATGTCAAGGCCTGGCTCGTGCTGGCGGCGGTCGAAGAACAGCGCGAGGTGCATCCCCTTGACGGCAAGGAACTGCCGGAGCCGCTTCCGCTTCACCTCCATCCGCCCGTCTCGCCAGCGCGCGACGGGCTTGGGCGTTCCCGTCGAGACGTCGAGGTAAACCTCGTCGCGTGGCACGTACGCCAGATTGAACAGCAACCGGAACTCCTCGACAAGCTCTACCAGCTGCGCCCCCGGAACGTCGGCGTGGAACTCTCGGACGATCACGAACGGCTCGACCCCGCCGGACGGAAGCCACCGGTGGTACGTCGGCTCGTCGCCCGCTTGGTTAAACCCGATCAGCCCAGTACCTGTGTCGAGGTCCCAACCCGGACGACGCAACACACCTTCGATCCGGTCTGAGGGGACCAGCGCCGAGAACAGGCCGTCGCTGAGAGGGCCGTGCGCCCGGCCGTACACAGTGAGCCAGTCCTCGCTGCCGAGCGCGTCCTCGACGTAGGCGCGCGCGGCCGTTTGCATGAGTCGGTCGAGGGGGGAAAGCTTTGGCATGACGGTCGGGAGGTCGTAACGGCCCAAGTTCGCACGCGAGGGTGACAGCTCGTGTCAGTCTCCGTCTGCGGGGTCATCGGCCTCAGGCTCGGCGTCCTCCTCCGCCGCGCGCCGCGCCGCATCCGCGAGGTCGTTCAGGCCGTCCCGCTCCAGCTCGTCGGCCAGCTCGCGGAGCCGGCCCGGACTCCACCGGAACATCGGGTTCTCTTCAAAGCTGGACATGTGCGGAAATCAGACACAGAACGATCGATGCGCAAGGACGCATCGCACGGACGCTTAACGCGGTACCTGATCAGCTTTTAAGGTGTCGCGCCGGCCCCGCACGCTTGCGAGCGCGTAGCACGCGGACGACACGCTTGACGCCTCATGGACCACGACCGAGACCCCTCCGATCTCCCCGGCCTCAAACAGCCCGCGCACCGCGAGCCCGCCAACGAGGGACCCCACGGCTCCCACGCTGACGGCCACCCCGGTCCGGTCGGGGTGGCATCCGACGCCGCGGCCATGGGCCACACCCCTGAAGAGCACGCCGCGATGGGCCACGAAGGTATGGGCCACGGCAAAGAGGGGGGAGGCGGCCACCACGACCACCACGCGATGATG comes from Bacteroidota bacterium and encodes:
- a CDS encoding response regulator transcription factor — its product is MSDPFPSPDAPMWVLLIEDEARLADSVRRGLEEEGYRVDVAGDAEEGERLALANGYDAFVVDWRLPRGDGKTLVERVRAAGKDQPVLMLTALSDVEHRVAGLDAGADDYLPKPFAFEELVARLRALLRRPPLSDVERVVRVGPLALDGERRRATMIGTAGEAVLNLRPKEYAMLEVFMRSADAALSRTVLAERVWGDALYVTDNALDVTVSGLRQRLDDAVKASGAADAPRVETIRGVGYRMVPGKTASGAT
- a CDS encoding DUF2231 domain-containing protein; the encoded protein is MLPDWTPNVHPLVVHFPVALLVVAALVDAVALAVRRTYPWVRASAVGLYALGAAGVVAAFFTGRDASESVDLPVASLTTLGAHADSALWLLWFSSLYAAARVAALWLDGRGREPGRLAVHGPLAALGLVGLFLVARTAERGGELVYRHGVAVAAASAVPAPEAPPDTALAARLDVLSGAPAEGSAFVVAPGRPTLAVLPDTLGDLEVRATLDLSGFTGTASLVHHVRGPADYDFLALDTSASGDATLRQGRVEGERETTMDRGTAPLDGLAELKAYAVGTHFRGYLDGEQLTHPHGPAAPPGRVGLRLEGEGTVRVLALAATPVE
- a CDS encoding copper resistance system multicopper oxidase → MDRRHFIRNASAFGALAGLSALTPAWARTGLAHGPLRQPGLVPTVKRDGLVEYDITIDRTRLAFGGRTGTAVTMNGTVPGPLLRFTEGDEAVIRVHNRLDEMTSVHWHGLILPNDQDGVPHVNFPGIAARSTFEYRYPIRQFGTYWCHSHSAFQEQLGHYAALVIDPAGPEPYAFDREYVVVLSDWTFEDPHDVLAHLKKRANYYNYQRQTVAGLLLGEGMSLGQRLDWDRMRMDPTDIADITGATYTFLMNGQAPDPGWSGLFRPGERVRLRFVNASALTFYDVRLPGLPMTVVQVNGQHVQPVETDEFRIGIAETYDVVVEPGDRAYTVFAEPMDRSGYARGTLAPRAGMTAPVPERRERPSLTMMDMGMDHGEMGHEGMDMSGAAPGAAAGGMAGMDHGIDHAQTEGMDHSGMTMAAAGGEMAMPGQDRSGLRPPGTLPEVTMHGPDDHGIANAMAPMQTRSRLHEPGVGLGNDGRRVLVYTDLRSLHPEPRRAPDREVELHLTGNMERYMWGIDGKTYTEDPLIPLVYGERLRLTMVNDTMMNHPMHLHGMWMELENGQGDHIPRVHTVVVKPAERLSLLVEVDALGPWAFHCHVLYHMDLGMFRVAMVQRPDDWDAERLAEMYPQGLPPGFGRPDLARG
- a CDS encoding copper resistance protein B, with protein sequence MLRSLALALLALAASAPVTAQDDPPPFPEYPDFRPGAVAAADRDLYSLALLDIFEVAPAASGVPARLEGFYRIGTDYNRLFVRAEGEGLISEAEGEAEVQALYSRLVTEYFEAQAGVRLDTEFGEGGLRARPQLAVGLEGLAPYFFEVEPFLFLSYKGDLSARFEGSYDLLITQRLVLQPEAEVTVALQEVEDWGVGTGLNAVEAGLRLRYEVEREVAPYVGFSVLQRFGGAADFARAEGEPTSEGLFVVGVRLWR
- a CDS encoding nuclear transport factor 2 family protein, which encodes MTRSLFLVAALVAAPAAVAQQHGEHSQVDHGQMDHSQMQGMDHAGMDHDALMALHMRMMADPEIHAAMRADAEMRALMADVMPDMDHGAMGHEGVDHEGMSHGQMNPESMMTQMRERMGAMTEAEDAAFIARFESVHRRLLATPPVHTRAMADPELRRMMEAMPGGMPGMDGMDHSGMDRGQINHSQMRGMDHGAMDHSGADHAAGVALQRRNAGATLGDERPATPTVGQAEFDASETADRFHAALAAGDRQSVESLLTPDAVVLEGGRAEARNEYLGGHFARDVAFLADAQPEPIFRRTTVAGDAAWVASTQRIGDATMAELLVMERTDGGWRVSAVHWSSAR